The region CCCAAAATCAAAGCCGCAATATAATAAGTTACCTTGTTCATATAACTCTCCCTTAATGCCAATATGAAGAGCAAGTGGGATACCAATAGAGCACCCAAAGGACTGAAGCCAGATTGCCTTAATTTTTATTTGAAGTATGGATTCTCAGGATGAGACAGACAGAATTTAGATACTCTGAATACAGGTGCCATTTCTGGCACCCAAGTGTCTAAGCGATGTTAGATCTTAAAACGATGTGTAATCAAACCATGGGTCGGATCATAGGGTGACACACTCACAGTCACACGGTCCCCGACAACGACTTTGATATTGAAGCGCTTCATCTTTCCGCAAAGTTTTGCTTTGATGTTAACGCCATTTTCTATTGCGATGAAATAAATCCCACCGCCTTTTAAATCAGAAACTTTTCCTTCGATCATCACCAGATCATCTTTAGCCATTTCCTACTCCTTTAAAGAACGAAAGTGCAGAACCGTTGTTAAACGGTTCTGCGGGGAAATATTGCTAAAGTGATTAGTAAGAACGACGAGAAGAACCGCCGCGGAAACCGCCACCGCCACCAGTGCGTGGAGCTTGAGGTTTCGCCTCAGAAATATTCATGGCGCGACCACCTAGATCGATACCATTTAATTTTTCAATAGCAATCGTCGCTTCAGAGTCAGTCGCCATTTCAACGAAAGCGAAACCCTTGCTGCGACCTGTGTCACGATCCGTGATGATGTTTGCAGATTCAACAGTTCCGAATTCAGCGAATTTATTCGCCAAGATATCAGAATCTACCGTGAAGCTAAGATTACCAACGTATATTTTTTTTCCCATTTTTGCCTCCTTAAAAAAGCTAGGGGCCATTCGCGAAGACAAAAGGGAATCTAATGAATTAACTGAACGACGAAATTTGGTAAGTTCATTAGAACACACAAACTCGTGAGTAGATATGGACGTTGTCGCCAAATGCTATAATTCGCAATTTTGGTACTGAGATCGAACACCGCCGAGATAGAATGTAATATTCTCCTTAATTACTGGCCTTAGGGCGTCATTCCAGACATGTTACTTGCCAGTTTTTTGAAATAACATTGAAAGGTAATAAACTTCTCGAGCGGTTTTGTTTGCTTCCTGTGGCATGTCAGCTCAAAATTCTAGAAACATAGATGTCCGAACGGACGCTTATATAAACCACAACGGAGAAAACACATGAAAAAAATGATCATCGCGGCAGCAATTATCGCATCAGCATCTTCAGCATTGGCAGCTTCTAAAAGCGACCTTTCGAATGGCGGTTATGGAACTGCAGGTTGCGGTCTTGGCGCTTTAGCTTTTGGTAACAAATCAGGTCCTATTCAAATCTTGGCTGCGACTTTAAATGGTACTGCGGGCTCTCAAACGTTCGGTATGTCCACTGGGACATCAAACTGCGGCCCTTCCGTTTTCGCCGCGAACGAAACAAAAGCGTTCTTGGATAACAATGCAGTAGCTCTTGAAAACGACATCGTTCGTGGCCAAGGTGAAACGTTGACGACATTCTCCAAAATGATGAACTGTGACTCTCAAGTTTTGGGTGTTACTTTGAAAAACAACTACAAATCAATCTACTCAGGTGAACAAACGACTGAGCGCGTTTTCGAAACGGCTCAAAAAGTTTGCGCTGTTAAAGGTTAATTTTTGCTTCAGTTAAAAGCCTAAGGTACAAAAAGAGGGGCCGCTCAATTCGGTCCCTCTTTTTTTATGAAATGTATATGTTTTCTTGCCCTGCTTATTTTCAGCCCTTTTGTTCAAGCCCAAAGCTTAGCGGACTCTGTCGTTCAGAGCGCACTGAAATTGAAGCTTGATCAAGACCAACAATGGCTAAATCTATTGAACTATCGCAGAGACAGCGGGTTCAGTAAACAAAGCCAGGCCGACTCTCCGCTGTTCTTTTTCTCAAAAAAGGGAAAACAAAATCCCCAGGCCGAGTTGATCGCCACTATCCAGGCGATCTTTGACCCGACGCTCACTCGCCCATCACCAGAGGGAAACTTACAAGAGCGTGCGCAGTGTTTATTTCCAGGTCGATTCCTTTATTTAAAACGACATTTACCTGAAGCAAAATGGCCCCAAGTCAGCTGCCAACGCTTTGAAAACTTTCGAGGCATCCTTGATGCTCACTCAGCCACTTATGTTTTTTCTTCCTATTATATGAACAATCCTGCGTCTGCCTATGGGCATTCGTTTTTAAGATTAAATCGTGGAAGTTCCTCGTCGAATGAAAAAAAATACGAGCTGATCGATTTCGGTGTGGGCTTTTCTGGAGTTCCTGAGGGAGCAACACCAGCAACCTATGCTGTCATGGGATTGATGGGCATGTTTACAGGGCGATTTGAAATTCAGCCTTATTATTTTAAGGTTCGAGAATATAACAACTTCGAAAGTCGGGATTTATGGGAGTACGATTTAGATCTTACTCAGGATGAAATCGACCTTTTAGTGGCCCACGTTTACGAATTGCAACAAGCTCACTTTGATTATTGGTACTTCACTGAAAACTGCTCTTACAGAATCATCGCTGCTCTTGATGCCGTAAGACCTTCTTTAAACTTAGTTCAAAAAACGAAACGGGCTGTGCTTCCCAGCGACACGATGATCATGGTTTACGAGGCCCCGGGGGGCTTGGTTCGTAAACTTAGTTATCGTCCTTCGGGTCGCGCGACATTTGAACAAAGACTGACAACTTTGAACCAAGCTTCAAAAGAAAAATTTGCTAAATTTATTCAAAGTGAAAATATCGAAGAGCTTGTGAATGGTAGCACAGATAAAGAACGTCAGGAGCTGTTGGACGCTGCAATTGACTACGTCGACTTTCGTTATGCCAGTGAAGTCCTGCATCAAAAAGGTCAATTCAAACTAAAAAAACAAATTCTGATAGCTCGCGCTGAAGTGAATCTTGTTTCTCCCGAACTTGAAATCCCCGTGCCAATGCAAGACGCTCCTCATCAGGCCCACGGGTCCTCGCGCGCTAAAGCAGGCTACCTTTACCGCAACGACAAGAATCTAGCGACTTTGGGTCATCGTTTTGCTTTGCATGATCTGTTAGATCCTATTCGCGGCTATCCGGCTTATTCTGAAATGCAGATGATCCAAACAGACTTCAGTTATGATGCGCAAGCAGGGCGCGTTCAACTTGAAAAGATAGGCTTAGTGGAAATCGTGTCGCTTTCGAACTGGGACATTTTTACTCATGCCCCATCATGGCGTCTTAAGTTTGGCTGGGATCGGGACTACCAAACAGAATGCTCCTATGACTGTATGCCATTGTCTTTTTCGATCGGTGCTGGCCTTGCTAAGGAGCTTACAAAAAGTCTGACGGCAAGCGCTTGGATCAGAGCCGGCTTTGCCTATGATCAAAATTTTGTAAACGATCAATTCCGTATGGGAATCGGTCCTGCAGTTTTATTGCGCTATAACTGGAAGGATTCATTCAGCCTGCTTGCCGAGGCATGGTATCGATATGATAACCATGGCAGTAAAAATGAATACCGGGATTTGTTTGCCGGCGCCCAGGTCGCTCTAAGCAAAAACCTGGGATTGCGCCTTGGAGCAAAAGACCATGAAGAATACAGAGCAGAACTTAATTTCTATTACTAACAACTTGTCTTGAAGCGAACATCTTTACCGTAGGAGTTGATTCAAACGCGACCGAGGTATCGATGTGCGAAGACAGTTGTCCATGGAAGTAACCGGCAGAAAAACAAACTACGACAAAAAGAACCATATAAACTGCGTTTTTCATATTACTCTCCACGTGAGGCAATAGTTTGATTTAACCATTGCGATAATTTTGCTGGTTGACCGTGCGCAAATCCCTTCACGCTGATTTGCGCGTAATTTTTAATCTGCATACTTGCTGTAGATTTCGTGACGATCTTCATCGTTTTCTGAATTTGCTGTGGATTGACCAAAGCCAATTGATCCAAAGCCTGCAAGGCACGAAGTCGTAAATTCAATTCCTGATTTTCAAATGTCACTTTCGTTAAACCCGATGTTTTAGAATAGACATAAGGAGTTTTAACGATTTCAAAAAGTGCGTTGTGCGCCTTAATTCCTGAAAGGCTAATCAAGTACACCGTCATCAAACGTTCGTTCACGTTTAAAGACGTATCCACAGATTTAGCAGCCAGGTTCATAAGATCATTGTAGGAAAGTTTTTCTGCTTGAGCACGTACAGTTGCTTCACGTTGTTTCCAATCAACTTTACCGTGATTCAAACTGTCCATTTCCTGGTCCAGAAGGACTTGTGCAACATCAAAACCCGCAGCTTTTTTAGCTGGGGACTTTGCTTTTAACAAAGAGGATGTTTTTGTTTGTGAAAAAGGAGCCACCGTGGTTGCCAATTGCGCTACCGGTGCCGCTGCGACAGCAGGGCCTTTCATTTTCTCGGCGGCGTAGACCGTACCGGCCACAATGGCTATGACGATCATATATACTTTGGCTTCGTGGGACATAACGTCCTCCTTCGACTTTGATCTCCTTACAACTCCCGTGCCCCCTTCCAGCTGCAAATACTTCGTATTGAGAACTGTTCAGATGTAAAAAACATAGGCACATGCCGCTTTGAGGCTGTTCCAGTGCGATCGCTCCACCAGTGAGATACCACTTCTGCTACACAACTAGGCGCATTAAGCCTCACAATTTTCGTGCTGCGATGTGCGCCTGTAGACAACCTTGCCCGACTCACTACACTTAAGAAGTCACGGTGCTCATTCGAGTGCGCCATCGAGGTATTAATGCAGCAGTATCATGATCTAATGAAATTCGTTTTGGAGAACGGAACCAAGAAAGAAGACCGTACCGGTACGGGCACGATTTCTACGTTCGGATATCAAATGCGCTTTGATTTGCAAAAAGGTTTTCCGTTATTAACGACGAAAAAGCTGCATACGCGCTCCATCTTTCATGAACTGTTGTGGTTCCTTAAAGGCGAAACAAACATTCAGTACCTTAAAGACAATAAAGTCACCATCTGGGATGAGTGGGCAGATGAAAATGGCAACTTAGGCCCGGTCTATGGCAAGCAATGGAGATCTTGGGAAACTGCTGACGGTCGCACGATTGATCAGATTTCAAACGTGGTTGAACAAATCAAAAAAAATCCTGACTCGCGCCGCCTGCTAGTAATTGCCTTTAATCCGGGTGATGTTGAAAAAATGGCTTTGCCTCCATGTCATGCGTTCTTTCAGTTTTACGTAGCTAACGGAAAACTTTCTTGTCAGCTTTATCAACGTAGCGCCGATATTTTCTTGGGTGTGCCATTTAATATCGCAAGCTATGCATTGCTGGTTCATATGATCGCGCAGGTTTGCAACCTTGAAGTGGGTGACTTTGTTCATACGTTGGGCGATGCGCACATTTACTCGAATCACATTGAGCAAGTGAAAACACAACTTGCCCGCGAGGAAAGACCTCTGCCGCAATTAAAACTAAACCCGGATGTGAAAAACCTGTTCGATTTTAAATACGAAGATATCGAAATCATTGGTTATGATCCGCACCCTGCGATCAAGGCACCGGTAGCAGTATGATTTTAACCCATATCGTAGCATGCTCTGAAAATCGCGTGATTGGAACTCAAGGCGGACTCCCATGGGATCTGCCCGAGGACATGAAGTTTTTCCGAGACACTACGAAGGGACACGTGATGATCATGGGTCGTAAGACTTTTGATTCTTTCCACGGTAAAGCTTTGCCGAATCGTTACCATATCGTGGTGACTCGCGATCCTTCCAAACA is a window of Bdellovibrio sp. SKB1291214 DNA encoding:
- a CDS encoding RNA recognition motif domain-containing protein yields the protein MGKKIYVGNLSFTVDSDILANKFAEFGTVESANIITDRDTGRSKGFAFVEMATDSEATIAIEKLNGIDLGGRAMNISEAKPQAPRTGGGGGFRGGSSRRSY
- a CDS encoding DUF4105 domain-containing protein, which codes for MKLDQDQQWLNLLNYRRDSGFSKQSQADSPLFFFSKKGKQNPQAELIATIQAIFDPTLTRPSPEGNLQERAQCLFPGRFLYLKRHLPEAKWPQVSCQRFENFRGILDAHSATYVFSSYYMNNPASAYGHSFLRLNRGSSSSNEKKYELIDFGVGFSGVPEGATPATYAVMGLMGMFTGRFEIQPYYFKVREYNNFESRDLWEYDLDLTQDEIDLLVAHVYELQQAHFDYWYFTENCSYRIIAALDAVRPSLNLVQKTKRAVLPSDTMIMVYEAPGGLVRKLSYRPSGRATFEQRLTTLNQASKEKFAKFIQSENIEELVNGSTDKERQELLDAAIDYVDFRYASEVLHQKGQFKLKKQILIARAEVNLVSPELEIPVPMQDAPHQAHGSSRAKAGYLYRNDKNLATLGHRFALHDLLDPIRGYPAYSEMQMIQTDFSYDAQAGRVQLEKIGLVEIVSLSNWDIFTHAPSWRLKFGWDRDYQTECSYDCMPLSFSIGAGLAKELTKSLTASAWIRAGFAYDQNFVNDQFRMGIGPAVLLRYNWKDSFSLLAEAWYRYDNHGSKNEYRDLFAGAQVALSKNLGLRLGAKDHEEYRAELNFYY
- a CDS encoding thymidylate synthase, whose translation is MQQYHDLMKFVLENGTKKEDRTGTGTISTFGYQMRFDLQKGFPLLTTKKLHTRSIFHELLWFLKGETNIQYLKDNKVTIWDEWADENGNLGPVYGKQWRSWETADGRTIDQISNVVEQIKKNPDSRRLLVIAFNPGDVEKMALPPCHAFFQFYVANGKLSCQLYQRSADIFLGVPFNIASYALLVHMIAQVCNLEVGDFVHTLGDAHIYSNHIEQVKTQLAREERPLPQLKLNPDVKNLFDFKYEDIEIIGYDPHPAIKAPVAV
- the infA gene encoding translation initiation factor IF-1; translated protein: MAKDDLVMIEGKVSDLKGGGIYFIAIENGVNIKAKLCGKMKRFNIKVVVGDRVTVSVSPYDPTHGLITHRFKI
- a CDS encoding DUF3015 family protein, with translation MKKMIIAAAIIASASSALAASKSDLSNGGYGTAGCGLGALAFGNKSGPIQILAATLNGTAGSQTFGMSTGTSNCGPSVFAANETKAFLDNNAVALENDIVRGQGETLTTFSKMMNCDSQVLGVTLKNNYKSIYSGEQTTERVFETAQKVCAVKG